The Panicum virgatum strain AP13 chromosome 5K, P.virgatum_v5, whole genome shotgun sequence genome has a window encoding:
- the LOC120706610 gene encoding hydrophobic protein LTI6B-like: MAEGTANCIDILIAIILPPLGVFLKFGCKLEFWICLLLTFLGYLPGIIYAVYAITK; this comes from the exons ATGGCCGAGGGCACGGCGAACTGCATCGACATCCTCATCGCCATCATCCTCCCCCCGCTCGGTGTCTTCCTCAAGTTCGGCTGCAAG CTCGAGTTCTGGATCTGCCTCCTGCTCACCTTCCTCGGCTACCTCCCGGGGATCATCTACGCGGTCTACGCCATCACCAAATAG
- the LOC120706612 gene encoding uncharacterized protein LOC120706612 produces the protein MGSWVRTITTPFRKACNVLAPQKDGKKLQEPNSSAMVEHVDAERAKLHGEVMACAYEDVQVMWSMLDQARIRGLSGSS, from the exons ATGGGTTCTTGGGTGCGCACCATCACGACGCCGTTCCGGAAAGCCTGCAACGTCTTGGCCCCGCAGAAGGACGGCaagaagctgcaggagccgAACTCATCAG CTATGGTGGAGCACGTCGACGCCGAGAGAGCCAAGCTCCACGGGGAGGTGATGGCGTGCGCCTACGAGGACGTGCAGGTCATGTGGTCCATGCTCGACCAGGCCAGGATCCGGGGCCTCAGTGGCAGCTCGTGA
- the LOC120706611 gene encoding chitinase 10-like has product MACSCATHYGALVVAVAAFLVAASGGSSAGAAAARYGYGPGRCSPVAELVSEQLYNSLFLHKDDPACPARGFYTYASFVSAARTFPRFAATGDLGTRKRELAAFLAQISHETTGGWATAPDGEFSWGLCFKEEISPASDYCDATDARWPCYPGRSYHGRGPIQLSWNFNYGPAGRALGFDGLRNPEVVANCSETAFRTALWFWMTPRRPKPSCHEVMVGEYRASAADLAANRAPGFGLVTNIVNGGLECNRTDDARVNNRIGFYRRYCQIFNVDAGPNLDCAHQQPY; this is encoded by the coding sequence ATGGCGTGTTCTTGCGCCACGCACTACGGCGCCCTAGTGGTCGCCGTGGCCGCTTTCCTCGTTGCTGCttccggcggcagcagcgccggcgcggcggcggcgaggtacgGGTACGGCCCCGGGCGGTGCAGCCCGGTGGCGGAGCTGGTGAGCGAGCAGCTGTACAACTCCCTGTTCCTGCACAAGGACgacccggcctgccccgccagGGGCTTCTACACTTACGCCTCCTTCGTCAGCGCCGCCCGGACGTTCCCCAGGTTCGCGGCCACCGGCGACCTCGGCACCCGCAAGCGCGAGCTCGCCGCCTTCCTCGCGCAGATCTCCCACGAGACCACCGGCGGCTGGGCCACGGCGCCGGACGGCGAGTTCTCGTGGGGCCTCTGCTTCAAGGAGGAGATCAGCCCGGCGAGCGACTACTGCGACGCCACGGACGCGCGGTGGCCGTGCTACCCGGGCAGGTCCTACCACGGCCGGGGCCCCATCCAGCTCTCGTGGAACTTCAACTACGGGCCGGCGGGGCGCGCGCTGGGCTTCGACGGCCTGCGCAACCCGGAGGTGGTGGCCAACTGCTCCGAGACGGCGTTCCGGACGGCGCTGTGGTTCTGGAtgacgccgcgccgccccaagccgtcgtgccacgaggtcatgGTCGGGGAGtaccgcgcctccgccgccgacctcgccgccaacCGGGCGCCGGGGTTCGGGCTCGTCACCAACATCGTCAACGGGGGGCTCGAGTGCAACCGCACCGACGACGCCAGGGTGAACAACCGGATCGGGTTCTACCGGAGATACTGCCAGATCTTCAACGTCGACGCCGGGCCAAACCTCGACTGCGCGCACCAGCAGCCGTACTAG